The stretch of DNA AGTAGACCGCCGAAGCGATGGCCGCGTCCCAAACGGCCACGGCCACGGCGGAGCGCAGGAAGGGCACCTCGAGCAGGCCGCGCCAGTGCAGCCGCACGTTCTGCACGAAGCCGTGCGACCAGCGGCGGAGCTGCCTCTGCATGAAGGTGAAGTTGTGCGGCTCGAGGGGGTAGCAGACGGCGCCGGGCACGAAGCGCACCTGGTGGCCGGCCTGGTAGAGGGTCCAGGTCAGGTCCATGTCTTCCGCCAGGGTGCGGGTCTGCCAGCCGCCCTGCGCGCGCAGCACCTCGGTGCGGTACATGGAGAAGCAGCCGGAGGAGATGAGCGGCTTCTGGTAGTAGTCCTGCACCTGTTTGTAGAAGGTGAAAGCGAAGAGGTACTCGATGTAGCGGCCGCGCTCCCAGAGGCTGCGCACGCGGCGGGGGATCACGAAGCCACAGGCCGCGGCGACGTCGTCCTCCTGGAACGCCGTGATCAGCTTCTCGATGGCGTCGGGCGCGAGCGTGGTATCCGCGTCAATGGCCATGGTCAGCGGCGTGCGGACGAAGCGCAGCGCGTAATTTTGCGCCCCCGCCTTGGAGCCGGTGTTGGCGGGCGGGCGGAGCACGGTGACGCCCAGGGCGCGGGCGATATCGCCGGTGCCATCGGTCGAGCAGTCGTCCACCACGTAGATTTCGTCCGGCGGCAGGGTCTGGGTCCAGAGGCTGCTGATGGTGTCGGCGATGCTGCCAGCCTCATTGTACGCGGGCACGATGACGGTGAGTCCGGGGGACCGGTCAACCTTCACGTCGCACTCCTCTGCTGTTTCGTGTCCCGAGTAGTCCCGAGTCAGAAATCCGCCGATATTCGCCGGACCTCTGACTCGGGACACTGGGATCCGGCGCGCCTCGGCGCCGCGC from Gemmatimonadota bacterium encodes:
- a CDS encoding glycosyltransferase family 2 protein; the protein is MKVDRSPGLTVIVPAYNEAGSIADTISSLWTQTLPPDEIYVVDDCSTDGTGDIARALGVTVLRPPANTGSKAGAQNYALRFVRTPLTMAIDADTTLAPDAIEKLITAFQEDDVAAACGFVIPRRVRSLWERGRYIEYLFAFTFYKQVQDYYQKPLISSGCFSMYRTEVLRAQGGWQTRTLAEDMDLTWTLYQAGHQVRFVPGAVCYPLEPHNFTFMQRQLRRWSHGFVQNVRLHWRGLLEVPFLRSAVAVAVWDAAIASAVYLLLLPALALALGSAWLLLGYAIDAPAVLVPVLVGAVPRREVGRALASLPAFFVLRTVNAVFFLQALWAELVRRRPLLVYEKGH